The Candidatus Cloacimonadota bacterium sequence ACAAATTTTTTACCATCAATAATAAAAAAAATTGGGATATAAGAAAAGCATGGAATATGCTTCATAAAATTGATGATTCTGAGTTGGAAACATATATTAAACCAATCCTTTATCGTCCTTTTGATTTACAATGGATTTTTTACCATTATGCTCTAATAGAACGTTCGAGAAAAGAAATTATGCGAAATATGATGAATGAAAATATGGGATTAATAACTTCAAGACAAATGAATAAATTTGGTATTGAACCGGTTTTTATAACAGACTTAATTACCGATGCTCATTCAATAACTTCGGCTGTTTCAATTTCTTATATTTTTCCCCTATACAGTTATCCAGACAAAAGCAAAAACCATCTTTTCGAGAATCATAAAGAATATAAAAAAGAGACAAACCTAAACAATAAATTAATAAATTATCTTAAAAATACATATAAAGAGGATATTTCACCTGAAGAGATTTTTTATTACATTTATGCGATTTTATATTCAAATATCTACCGGAAAAAGTATGCAGAATTTTTGAAGATAGATTTTCCGAAAATTCCATTTACAAAAAATTATGAAAACTTTATTACACTTGGAAAATTAGGCAAGAAATTAGCAGATTTACACTCACTGAAATCTGATGAACTTTCTCCACCTCTCGCACGATTTCAGGGACAGGGAGATTGCAGAATTGATAAGCAGAAAAAAATTGGTAGAAATTATAATGCAAAAGAGAATCGAGTTTATATCAACAAAGACAAACAGTATTTTGAGGGAATCGAACCGGAAGTGTGGGAATATAAAATCGGTGGTTATCAAGTTTGCGATAAATGGCTAAAAGATCGGACTGGACGTCTTACATTATCACTTGGTGAAATAAAACATTATTGTAAAATAGTAACTGCAATTCAAAAAACAATTGAGATTCAGAAAGAGATAGATGGGATTTATCCTGAAGTGGAGAAGGATTTAATTAATTTTAATTTATAGCTACCTAAAAAATCTATAATTAAAATATAAGGAGAATCTATGCACGAATGGGCTTTGGCAGATGCGGTGATAAAATCCGCAAAAAATGTTGCCAAAAAAGAAAATCTAAAAGAAATTACCGAAGTTGTGATTAAAATCGGTGAAATACAAAGCATTGATGAAGAATTGTTTGAGAGTGCTCTGAATGAAGTAATGAAAAAGGATCGGGACAATGCTCTTTTCCAAAATACTGAATTTATATGTAGCATAGAAAAGGCAAAACTCAAATGCAATGTTTGTGGGCACGAATGGCTGTTTGAGGAAAACAAGAAAGGTTTGAATGACACGGAAACCGAATCCATGCACTTCATCCCGGAAACGGCGCATGTGTTTATGCGTTGCCCGGAATGTAACAGCCCCGACTTTGAAGTCTCAGCCGGAAGGGGAATTTGGTTAGATTCGATCGAGGGGGAAAGATGATGGACCCAAGAATGAGCATAATTGATGAGCGACTGAAAAATATTGATAGAATTATCACGGTATCAGGCGGAAAAGGTGGCATCGGCAAAAGTTCGATCGCAACCATGCTCGCTCTTACTTTTGCAAAAGAGGGCAAACAAGTAGGCTTGTTCGATCTCGATTTTTCAGGACCTTCCGACCATATTATTCTCGGGAAAAAAGAATTTAATTTTCCCGAAGAGGAGCACGGAATATTCCCACCAAAAGTTCACGGCATCAAATTTATGTCTATCGCAGATTATACAAAAGGAAAACCGGCATCATTTCGCGGGACTGATATTACGAATGCAATCTTAGAAATCCTTGCCATCACACGCTGGGATGAACTTGAATATCTAATTATTGATCTACCTCCCGGAATTTCCGATACTGCTCTGGATACAATCCGAATGATCAAGCGCGCTGAATTTATCATTGCAACTACTCCTTCCAAACTCACAATTCAGGTTGTAAAAAATACTATCACTTTTTTGCAGGAGCTGAAAATCCCCATTCTTGGAGTAATTGAGAATATGAAATTCGCTAAATCAGATTTCGTTTCTGATGAAATGGAAAAAATGAATGTTCCCTTACTCGCTCAAATTCCTTATGAATTCGAATATGAAAGTGCAATCGGAAATTTGGAAAAATTATATCAAACTGAATTTGCAAAAATAATGACTGATGTTTCGAAAAAATTGTAGAACTTTTTTTAGACCTTGCAGATTGTTGAGTTTGCGAAACCTCCCTAAGGATCGGCAATTATAGGATAAGCCATTGCGAAAGTGGATAAGAAAAGACCATTCATAAATAGTTTCGTTATTAACGGAGTAAGCCATGCAAATTCCATCTTTTAGCGAGATTAAAATCGCTTATAAACGAATAAAAAATTATATCCACAATACACCTGTTCTTTCCTCAAACTCAATCAATAAAATTTGCGGAGCAGAGATTTTTTTTAAATGCGAAAATTTTCAAAAAGTAGGCGCTTTCAAAATTCGGGGAGCAACAAATGCCATTTTTTCCCTCTCGAATGAAGATGCTGAAAAAGGTGTTGCCACTCATTCATCCGGAAATCATGCTCAAGCGTTGGCATTGGCTGCCAAATGGCGAGGAATAAAATCTTATGTGGTGATGCCCAAAAACAGCCCCCAAGTAAAGATTAATGCAGTTAGAGGTTATGGAGCGGAAATCACTTTTTGCGAACCAAATTTAATGGCACGCGAAAACGGACTTTCAAAAGTTGTGGAAAAAACCGGAGCGACTTTTATTCACCCTTACGATAATTACAATGTGATCTGCGGACAGGGAACCGCTGCTCTGGAATTTCTAAAAAAAGTTCCGAATCCTGATATTATCATGACACCGGTGGGAGGTGGTGGTTTGCTTTCCGGAACAGCTATAACCGTTTCCACAATCTCGGATAAAATTAAAATAATCGCAGGAGAACCAGCTGGAGCAGATGATGCTTTTCGCTCTTTCAAATCGGGAAAATTGATTCTGCAAACCAATCCGCAGACAATTGCCGACGGATTGCTTACTTCACTTAGTGATCTGACTTTCCATATTATCACAAAACTTGTTGACGATATCCTAACCGTTAAAGAAGAAAATATCAAAAAAGCGATGCAACTTATTTGGGAAAGGATGAAGATAATTGTGGAACCTTCCGCAGCAGTTCCATTGGGTGCAATTCTTGAAAATCCTGAATTATTTTCAGATAAAAAAATTGGAATTATTTTATCCGGTGGAAATGTGGATTTAGAGAAATTACCGTGGTAAAACGAGAGTGAAAAACCCTATCAGGATGATTGTTTTACGGGTGCAATCAGGAATGACTGCGTTACAGGTGTACTAATTTTTTGGCAACCTCAGCTGCTTTTGCTTTTATTTCTTCCTCACCCTCAACCTGTCTGTTTTGCATGAGAATTTTCCCATCACAAATCGTTGTATCCACGCAATCAGCATGAGCAGAATAAACCATATTAGAAATCAGATTGTGATTCGGGATAAGATTAATATTATTCAAGTCAACGAGAATTAGGTCTGCGAGTTTTCCCTCTTTTATTTCGCCACAATTCAGATTGAAGATTGTTGCTCCATTTTTTGTGGCAATTTCAAATGTTTTTTCAGCCGGTAAAAACTGCGGATCAAAATTATTTATTTTATGAAGCAATGCCGCAAATTTCATCTCTTCCAGCATGTCGAGATTATTATTGGATGAACATCCGTCAGTCCCGAGTCCCACGGTCAGACCTTTTTCCAGCATTGCTTTCATCGGTAAAATACCGGAACATATTTTCATATTCGAGACAGGTGAGTGAGCAATTTTTACATCAAATTCATGGAGAAGGTGAAGTTCTTTTTCATTTACATGGATAACATGGGCTGCTACGAGATTTGCACCCAAAAATCCAATATCATGCAAATATTCTACCGGGCGTTTCCCATGCAATTTTAAGCAATCTTTCACTTCCTGCTCAGTTTCCGAAAGATGAATGTGAATCATAAGATTGTTTTCATAGGCGAAATTTTTTATCCATCTCAGGCTAAATTCGGAAACGGTGTAAATGGCGTGGGGACCAAGACTAAAAGATATACGTTCGCTAATTTTTTTTGAATGCTTGAAAAGTTTTTCATTAAGATTGATTTGATCTTTTGCTTTTCCAAAATCCCCTCCATCAATAAAAACTCCGGATATCATCGCGCGAATTCCCATCTCATCTGTTGCTCGTGCCGTACCGTTGAAATGCCAATACATATCATTGAAAAAAGTTGTTCCAGATTTTATCATTTCCAGACAAGCCAGCTTTGCACCCCAATAAACATCATCTTCTGTGAGTTTTGCTTCAAGAGGCCAAATCCTGTTTTGAAGCCAATCCATTAAGAGCATGTCATCCGCATAACCACGCAAAAGAATCATAGCGGAATGGGTATGAGAATTAATAAACGAAGGTAAAACTGCTTTTCCGTTACCAATTATTATTTCATCTGCTTTTTCATTTATGGAATCTGCGATCTTGGAAATCAGATTTCCCTTGATGAGCAAATCTTTTTGCTTACTATTTAGTAAAACATTTTTTATAAGAATAGACATAATTTATCTCACCTTGAAATTTATTAGGGATTAATTTGACTTAAATTAGCGGAACACGAATCCTTTCGTGTTTGTGAGGAATTTCAAACAGCAAAAAGTCAGAAATTATAATCTTATCCGTTAGTTAACGGGCTGATGAGCCACATAAAAAAACGAAAAAACTTAAGTTTTTCAGTTGATGATTTATGGCTATTAAATAACTGTCACAATTTTATTTTTTCTTAATTCAAATACTTTTTCCTCAAGTAAATCATTCATAAATATTCTACACAAATCACGGGATAAATGATATCTTTTTCTGAGATCGGCTTCCATTTTATTCCTTGTGAACACTCCGGATTTCGTTTCCATATAACGTTGTATCCGATTGCTCAAAAACTGATTACATAGTCCTTTGCATTTATATTTTCCGGGATAAGTTCGATCTTTCAAACCAAAAAAAGCAAGTGGAAATTTTTTTATGTCTTTATGGGTGGAAATCATATTAACAATACTGGTTTTCTCATATTTTCTGTATTTTTTTACATATTCCACTAATTTATCTTTATGAACTGGCTCTTCAGAATTCCGCAGAAGTTCTTTAGCAATATCTATGGCAAAACCGGATTTAACATTTTCCTTTTCGTCTTCCCAAATTCTCAGAGCATATTTGTTCTGTTTACCCAACGAAATAATCTTTTTGCTTTTCAGGCATATTTGCCTTACCTTTTCTTTTTCCAAATCTTCTTTAAAATAATTTGACCGTATTTCATCATATAAAGTCTCAAAATCCAACGGCTTATCATGGTTTGTTAATATTTCCATAATAGCTTC is a genomic window containing:
- the hypA gene encoding hydrogenase nickel incorporation protein HypA, whose amino-acid sequence is MHEWALADAVIKSAKNVAKKENLKEITEVVIKIGEIQSIDEELFESALNEVMKKDRDNALFQNTEFICSIEKAKLKCNVCGHEWLFEENKKGLNDTETESMHFIPETAHVFMRCPECNSPDFEVSAGRGIWLDSIEGER
- a CDS encoding P-loop NTPase; protein product: MMDPRMSIIDERLKNIDRIITVSGGKGGIGKSSIATMLALTFAKEGKQVGLFDLDFSGPSDHIILGKKEFNFPEEEHGIFPPKVHGIKFMSIADYTKGKPASFRGTDITNAILEILAITRWDELEYLIIDLPPGISDTALDTIRMIKRAEFIIATTPSKLTIQVVKNTITFLQELKIPILGVIENMKFAKSDFVSDEMEKMNVPLLAQIPYEFEYESAIGNLEKLYQTEFAKIMTDVSKKL
- a CDS encoding pyridoxal-phosphate dependent enzyme, with translation MQIPSFSEIKIAYKRIKNYIHNTPVLSSNSINKICGAEIFFKCENFQKVGAFKIRGATNAIFSLSNEDAEKGVATHSSGNHAQALALAAKWRGIKSYVVMPKNSPQVKINAVRGYGAEITFCEPNLMARENGLSKVVEKTGATFIHPYDNYNVICGQGTAALEFLKKVPNPDIIMTPVGGGGLLSGTAITVSTISDKIKIIAGEPAGADDAFRSFKSGKLILQTNPQTIADGLLTSLSDLTFHIITKLVDDILTVKEENIKKAMQLIWERMKIIVEPSAAVPLGAILENPELFSDKKIGIILSGGNVDLEKLPW
- a CDS encoding amidohydrolase, which codes for MSILIKNVLLNSKQKDLLIKGNLISKIADSINEKADEIIIGNGKAVLPSFINSHTHSAMILLRGYADDMLLMDWLQNRIWPLEAKLTEDDVYWGAKLACLEMIKSGTTFFNDMYWHFNGTARATDEMGIRAMISGVFIDGGDFGKAKDQINLNEKLFKHSKKISERISFSLGPHAIYTVSEFSLRWIKNFAYENNLMIHIHLSETEQEVKDCLKLHGKRPVEYLHDIGFLGANLVAAHVIHVNEKELHLLHEFDVKIAHSPVSNMKICSGILPMKAMLEKGLTVGLGTDGCSSNNNLDMLEEMKFAALLHKINNFDPQFLPAEKTFEIATKNGATIFNLNCGEIKEGKLADLILVDLNNINLIPNHNLISNMVYSAHADCVDTTICDGKILMQNRQVEGEEEIKAKAAEVAKKLVHL